The stretch of DNA tacagGATGCACAGAAAGAATGTCTTCTTGTTAATGCCCCTTTGATTTGTAGAGCTGCTTCACGTGTTCCCTTTTCTGTTCTCAAGTATGCTATGACCCTTGATGGTGAGGATTCTCTTCATTTTCATGTTATTGTTCTTTCTTTCATGAGTTTTCAGTGTAGAATCTCAAAATTGCATTAGACAGTTAGCTGCGTTGTTTCGCCTCATTACCTTCCATTTGGTGCAACAGGAAAAATTGCTGCTAGCACCGGTCATGCATGGTGGATAAGCAGCAAGCTATCAAGAAATCTAGTTTTTGAGCTGCGAGGTAGAAGCGATGCAATAATTGTTGGAGGAAATACAGTTCGAAGGGACAGTGAGTATCATCACTCAATAGTCATTAcagtgtgtgtgtgtatatatctcaaacttttcaattttaattccctCGTTTAAAATTCAAACAGATCCGAGACTGACGGCCAGACATGGAGGCGGGCATATGCCGATCCGTATTGTAATGTCTCAGTCCCTCGATCTTCCTGAGGAAGCAAACCTATGGGACATGTCTGAGGTGTCTACCATAGTTGTAACACAGAGGGGTGCAAGGAAGAGTTTCCAGAAGCTGCTTGCATCTAAAGGAGTTGAAGTTGTGGAGTTTGACATATTAAATCCCCGTGATCTTATGGAGTATTTTCATGACCGGGGGTATCTTTCAGTTTTTTGGGAATGCGGAGGAACATTGGCTGCATCTGCTATTTCATCTGGAGTAATTCACAAGGTTTCATTTCGcgatttcattttaattttccatgtgagaaatttaaatgaagtttcattttttattaccATAGTTAAGATACTTTTCCATTTGTTTGAATGGTTGTACTTATTATAGGAGACAAGTTCCATTTAGAATTGATTTTGCTTAGTTGGCTTTTTCTTgtcttgattttattttataatatgttgtgATAACGTCGGTATTTAAATCTGTCAGGTTTATGCATTTGTTGCTCCTAAAATTATTGGTGGAAAGAATGCACCATCTCCTGTTGGTGATCTTGGGATGGTTGAGATGTCACAAGCTTTAAATCTAATTGATGTTTGCTATAAGCAGGTTAGTCAGAATTGATTTCCTTTTCCCTTCAAAGTACCGAGACTATTTTATTCATATGTTGAATCTTCCGTGTTATTTAATGCTTTCGCTTTTCTTTTGATGGTGTTGTGTTACTGGAAATTATAATGCAGATTGGGCCGGATATGCTTGTTAGCGGATTTCTTCAACCCTTACCGGACATGGCACCTACAATTCCATCACCCGAGGAAACTTTTGTTGTTGACCCTACTGTCTCGCCGTACGAGTCCAGCatcatatttttctataaaacaTGGGATCCTTATGGTGCACTGTCAAATTTCTCTCCTCATCCCATTCAAATGCCTGATGAAAATGGCGATAATGTGACTTGGTTGAGTATCGAGCATTACTACCAGGTACCTTTTTTTTTGGATTCTATTTTTCCTTTGCAACATAATTGCACTGCTAATAAAAAGTGGTTTGACTCAAGTGGTTCACGAGTTTCAATTAAGAACGAATCAATCAGGACTAATGAATTCGAACTCTGGCTAACAATCTTTAGTTAGACTTTACTTATCTGCCGTCCAAACTCTTGATTACCGAGACCCCTTTGGCCCTTTCCCCTGAGAATCAGGGGTTAAGACAGAAAAAATCATTGAATTgcttataaattttatttgatggCTAGGCACACAAGTTTGTTGGAGTGGAAGATACTTTTGCGCAGGATTGTATGGAAAGGATCAAATCTGCAAAAAGTCCAGAAGAAGCTGCGAGAATAGGAAGGTCAATGCAAAAGCAGCGTCCTGATCTGGTATGATCCCAAGTGGTTTTCAAACTTTAGAGTTGTTTTTGTCTTAAAGTCTGCttggattgacttatttaaGCATATCTATTGATATAAGCATTTGTGAGAGTGTGAAACTATTTGAGAGAACTTATTGAAACATATTATGACACGTCCATAAGCTTTTTTTCAGCTTATTTCCTTAAGTTCTCTaagatagcttatgaaaacggATGACAACTTATATTAAAACAAgttagactttattttatctttcattattaaaataacttatacataaaTACTTATATAGTACTCCCtatagaatgaaatataagcaaaattgatagttgaaaagttgatgtatctgGTTAAGAATTTAATcaaaatacatcaacttttcacttaccatttttacttatattttatttcggaAGAAATGTTTATGTTATAAGCGCTTAATTATGTTGTTCATCTAAACATGTCTTTAttctaaaaaatcatttttgttcTTGTCATTGAATATGCTATTTCAAAACTTCAAAACACGTCAAAATCAGTTTGATAAGATTGGTTCTTTACTTCTTTTCCATTTGATGTGCTTTTAGATTATTGAATCACTATATTTTACGGGACCTGCAGATAAGGCCTGACTGGGATAACATGAAGATCGACGTCATGTACAGGGCACTGAAATGCAAGTTTTCGACATATCCGCATTTGAGTTCTATGCTTCTTTCAACTGCTGGTTCTGTTCTAGTCGAGGCTTCTCCGCACGATCTCTTTTGGGGCGGCGGTCGAGATGGAGAAGGCTTGAATTATCTTGGCCGACTTTTGATGAAGTTGAGATCAGTGTTTCTTGAggaatcatcatcatcaagtgAGTCCCCTAGTTTAGCTGTGTAGTATTTTTAAAGTGAGAAAagaaacaatatttttgttttagaattaCCAAAGTTACTTGTTGTACAACATATGATATACTAAAAACACAGTAAATTGTTAAcgaatcaaaattttgaaagtatTTATTGCAAAGtataattttaagattttcaattcattaaatacaatattttttcaataaatatttctCATTTGTTGATTTCATAACAAAGTGTTTTAAGGATCCTTGTTAAAAGGACCCTAAAATATAAGCTAccatgttattaatttaatttattaaccaAGCCTTTTGTTTATAAACTTTCATTCAACGATCTTTTAGGTTTCTTTTCTGGTGTTTTCCCCttttatcttttgtttatttatttgttttgcaattgattttgatttgaagtaTATATTAGAGATGTGGATGGGTTAAGCACTGTTAGTGTTAACTATTTTTGATCCATTcttttattattgaataaaagTCACAGGTGTAAATTAAatggatttaattcatatatactATTAGgataaaaagtttttatattgTCAGACAATTGCAACTgttaaattattagatatatttgatttttacagAATTACTTTATAAAGTCGTGTCTATGAATAATTGTGATGTGTTGACAATGTAAAATTGTTTACACAGACGATATATAACAATGGAACTCTAATTAAGTCATGTAAGCTTTGATTCTTAAACTTTTTCTTTAAGTGGTGAGACTCGGAAGAATTTCACCGCATAAAAAGTGTGCTAAGATTTTAGATGTTTCTATAATATAGGCATATTTTGAAGAGGTCTCAATATACATGAATGTAACAANNNNNNNNNNNNNNNNNNNNNNNNNNNNNNNNNNNNNNNNNNNNNNNNNNNNNNNNNNNNNNNNNNNNNNNNNNNNNNNNNNNNNNNNNNNNNNNNNNNNNNNNNNNNNNNNNNNNNNNNNNNNNNNNNNNNNNNNNNNNNNNTTGGGGTATAGAGTATGTGGTCACATAAAATCTCATTTTTTAGGGCATTGGAAAAGAGTTATCTACCTTTATAAAAATCTAGGTCTGTTAAACTTCAACATACAGAAAATTTGGTCTCGAGTGTTCAAGGTACTTGAGTTTGGTGCCCTAAAAAATTTCTAACTTTTTTGCAACAATCTAACTTTGCATGAATCTTCCATCACATTCACAATCTAATAGGACCACTAAACCGTGAGTGCAATCAAACTACTTGCACTGTGATTAACCGTGAACACCAACCATATCCAATTAATAGGAAAATTGCCCCAGTGAAAATTTTCTATATGAAATTTGTTGAaaatttgttgataaaaaaagttTTGGCTTGACgtatagaaggaaaaaaaaagt from Cicer arietinum cultivar CDC Frontier isolate Library 1 chromosome 3, Cicar.CDCFrontier_v2.0, whole genome shotgun sequence encodes:
- the LOC101510123 gene encoding riboflavin biosynthesis protein PYRR, chloroplastic; protein product: MLSLTPIANTFSISSLICKCKSSNDTHPHALDAGYIRRAAHIADKSAGFTSPHPNFGCVIATPTGDIAGEGYLYAQGTIPAEVQAVTSAGERCRGSTAYLNMEPGDCDGDSSALSALLQGGVKRVVIGMRHPLQHFRGNAVRELRSQGLQVDLLGEDLTSKVIEDAQKECLLVNAPLICRAASRVPFSVLKYAMTLDGKIAASTGHAWWISSKLSRNLVFELRGRSDAIIVGGNTVRRDNPRLTARHGGGHMPIRIVMSQSLDLPEEANLWDMSEVSTIVVTQRGARKSFQKLLASKGVEVVEFDILNPRDLMEYFHDRGYLSVFWECGGTLAASAISSGVIHKVYAFVAPKIIGGKNAPSPVGDLGMVEMSQALNLIDVCYKQIGPDMLVSGFLQPLPDMAPTIPSPEETFVVDPTVSPYESSIIFFYKTWDPYGALSNFSPHPIQMPDENGDNVTWLSIEHYYQAHKFVGVEDTFAQDCMERIKSAKSPEEAARIGRSMQKQRPDLIRPDWDNMKIDVMYRALKCKFSTYPHLSSMLLSTAGSVLVEASPHDLFWGGGRDGEGLNYLGRLLMKLRSVFLEESSSSSESPSLAV